From a single Marinobacter sp. THAF197a genomic region:
- a CDS encoding NAD(P)/FAD-dependent oxidoreductase, translating to MDHYDVIIVGAGPAGSTLARSLEDAGKNVLVIDKASFPRDKTCAGWVTPAVMESLDINPANYANGRTLQPIRRFRIGMMGQPAVENDHHGIVSYGIRRCEFDAFLLERVRSPKQLATPVKSIVRNNGHWVVNNQWQAPLLIGAGGHFCPVARQLGTGPGKHETVVAAKEVEFEMTPEQADACEARGDTPELWFCRDLKGYAWVFRKGNFLNIGLGREDNHRLTDHLEAFVDDMKHDGRIPADLPGRFKGHAYLLYAHADRPLVDDGVLLIGDAAGLAYTQSGEGIRPAIESALMAAEVILHAPDFSGAALQRYGERIAERFGNRASEQDPGWELPEWLKQPLASTLMRSHWFTRKVVTEKWFLHQDVPPLKAAG from the coding sequence ATGGATCACTACGATGTGATCATTGTTGGTGCCGGCCCGGCCGGTTCCACCCTGGCACGCAGCTTGGAGGATGCCGGGAAGAATGTACTGGTCATCGACAAAGCCAGCTTCCCCCGGGACAAAACCTGCGCGGGCTGGGTAACACCTGCCGTTATGGAGAGCCTGGACATCAACCCGGCGAATTACGCCAATGGCCGAACCCTTCAGCCTATTCGTCGTTTCCGCATTGGCATGATGGGGCAGCCTGCGGTGGAGAACGACCACCATGGCATTGTCAGTTACGGCATACGGCGCTGCGAATTCGACGCTTTCCTGCTCGAGCGGGTACGCTCTCCAAAGCAACTTGCCACACCCGTCAAATCCATCGTCCGGAACAACGGCCACTGGGTGGTCAACAACCAGTGGCAGGCCCCGCTTCTGATTGGCGCCGGGGGGCACTTCTGCCCGGTTGCCAGACAGCTGGGCACTGGCCCCGGTAAACACGAAACAGTGGTCGCCGCCAAGGAAGTGGAGTTTGAGATGACACCGGAACAGGCCGATGCCTGTGAAGCCCGGGGGGATACACCTGAGCTCTGGTTCTGCCGGGATCTCAAGGGTTATGCCTGGGTATTCCGCAAAGGTAATTTCCTGAACATTGGCCTGGGGCGGGAAGACAACCACCGGCTAACGGATCACCTGGAGGCATTCGTAGACGATATGAAGCACGACGGGCGAATCCCCGCAGACCTGCCGGGGCGATTCAAAGGCCATGCCTACCTGTTGTACGCCCATGCAGATCGGCCACTGGTAGACGACGGCGTATTGCTGATCGGAGATGCAGCGGGCCTGGCTTACACCCAGAGCGGTGAGGGTATCCGCCCTGCCATTGAATCCGCCTTGATGGCGGCCGAGGTGATTCTTCACGCGCCCGACTTTTCCGGGGCTGCGCTACAGCGCTACGGTGAGCGCATTGCGGAACGCTTTGGCAACCGTGCCAGCGAGCAGGACCCCGGCTGGGAACTGCCTGAATGGCTGAAACAGCCCCTCGCCAGCACGTTAATGCGCTCGCACTGGTTTACCCGAAAGGTAGTGACCGAAAAATGGTTCCTGCATCAGGATGTGCCGCCACTTAAAGCCGCCGGCTGA